In one window of Anaeromyxobacter diazotrophicus DNA:
- a CDS encoding type III pantothenate kinase — MLLAVDVGNTNTVLGAFEGKALRRHWRVETSHRRTADEYGIQVRQLFAADGLDPDAVDALAVSSVVPPLASTLTRMSERYFGVKPLFVGPGVKTGMPILYEDPREVGADRIVNAVAAWDRWACGMVVVDFGTATTFDAVSQRGEYLGGAICPGIGISMDALFEHASKLPEVEFIRPAHVIGKNTVASMQSGLVYGYVGLVDGICARMADELGFSPRVVATGGLAPLIAGVSRTIAEVDEHLTLSGLRLIHERNR, encoded by the coding sequence GTGCTGCTCGCGGTCGACGTCGGGAACACCAACACGGTGCTGGGGGCCTTCGAGGGGAAGGCCCTGCGCCGGCACTGGCGCGTCGAGACGAGCCACCGCCGCACCGCCGACGAGTACGGCATCCAGGTGCGCCAGCTCTTCGCCGCCGACGGCCTCGATCCGGACGCGGTCGACGCGCTGGCCGTCTCGAGCGTCGTCCCGCCGCTCGCCTCGACCCTCACCCGCATGAGCGAGCGGTACTTCGGCGTGAAGCCGCTCTTCGTGGGCCCGGGCGTCAAGACCGGCATGCCGATCCTGTACGAGGACCCGCGCGAGGTCGGGGCCGACCGGATCGTGAACGCGGTGGCGGCCTGGGATCGCTGGGCGTGCGGGATGGTGGTGGTGGACTTCGGGACCGCCACCACCTTCGACGCGGTCTCGCAGCGGGGCGAGTACCTGGGCGGGGCCATCTGCCCGGGGATCGGCATCTCCATGGACGCCCTCTTCGAGCACGCCTCGAAGCTGCCGGAGGTCGAGTTCATCCGGCCGGCGCACGTCATCGGCAAGAACACCGTCGCCTCCATGCAGAGCGGGCTCGTCTACGGCTACGTCGGGCTGGTCGACGGGATCTGCGCCCGCATGGCCGACGAGCTGGGCTTCTCGCCGCGGGTGGTCGCCACCGGCGGGCTGGCGCCGCTCATCGCGGGCGTCTCCCGCACCATCGCGGAGGTCGACGAGCACCTGACGCTGAGCGGCCTGCGCCTCATCCACGAGCGGAATCGATGA